From Mycolicibacterium nivoides, a single genomic window includes:
- a CDS encoding MCE family protein: MLTRFVRIQLAIFAVASVIGMALMCIVYLQAPTLLGIGRMTVTLQLPGTGGLYQFSNVTYRGVQMGKVTEVRPTREGAVATLSLNTSPKIPADLHAAVLSVSAVGEQYVDLQPRNDSGPYLHDGSVIPASNASIPQAVGPMLDQVSSLMGSIPKDKISPLLDETFKAFNGTGNDMGALLDSSSRLISEANAASDQSRALIDDGAPLLDGQAESVDAIRTWARSMAGITKQVADDDHHVRTLLKDGPGTADEASRLFNQVKPTLPLLLANLTSLGQVGVTYHPSLEQLLVLLPPVVASTQSYGAPKNNPVGMSLGDFTLNIGDPPACTVGFLPPSAWRSPEDTSDIDTPDGLYCKLPQDSPIGVRGARNYPCMGKPGKRAPTVEICDSDRPYEPLAMRQHSLGPYPIDPNLLAQGIAPDSRVDHDKFIHGPIEGTPLPPVAVPPGEAPPPGAPPAEAPQVDSPVADVPPTPDAPAMAPSAFSPNGSDGPSVAIATYDPRTGRYVTPDGKVYRQSDLVPRSGDRTWEDLFTT, encoded by the coding sequence ATGCTCACCCGTTTTGTCCGAATCCAACTCGCCATCTTCGCGGTGGCGTCGGTGATCGGCATGGCCCTGATGTGCATCGTTTATCTGCAGGCTCCGACCCTTTTGGGAATCGGGCGAATGACGGTGACTCTGCAACTGCCGGGAACCGGTGGGCTGTACCAGTTCTCGAACGTCACCTACCGCGGCGTACAGATGGGGAAGGTCACTGAAGTGCGGCCCACCCGTGAGGGAGCTGTGGCTACACTGTCGCTGAACACGTCACCCAAGATCCCCGCGGACCTGCATGCCGCGGTTCTGAGCGTGTCGGCAGTAGGCGAGCAGTACGTCGATCTGCAGCCCCGCAACGACTCCGGACCGTATCTGCATGACGGCTCTGTGATCCCGGCATCGAATGCATCGATCCCTCAAGCCGTGGGGCCGATGCTCGATCAGGTCAGTTCACTCATGGGCAGCATCCCGAAGGACAAGATCAGCCCGCTGCTCGATGAAACCTTCAAGGCCTTCAACGGCACTGGAAACGACATGGGGGCATTGCTGGACTCCTCGTCGAGACTTATCTCCGAGGCGAACGCTGCCTCCGATCAGTCTCGTGCGCTCATCGATGACGGTGCGCCGCTACTCGACGGGCAGGCCGAATCAGTCGATGCGATCCGCACCTGGGCTCGCAGCATGGCCGGAATCACCAAGCAGGTCGCCGACGACGACCACCATGTGCGCACTCTGCTGAAGGACGGACCGGGGACCGCCGACGAAGCATCCCGTTTGTTCAATCAAGTCAAACCCACGTTGCCGCTGTTGCTGGCCAACCTCACCAGCCTGGGCCAGGTCGGGGTGACCTACCACCCCTCCCTGGAGCAGTTACTGGTGCTGCTTCCCCCAGTCGTTGCCTCCACACAGTCCTACGGTGCGCCGAAGAACAACCCAGTTGGAATGTCATTGGGTGACTTCACCCTCAATATCGGCGATCCGCCGGCCTGCACCGTGGGATTCCTGCCGCCGTCGGCGTGGCGTTCTCCCGAGGACACCAGCGACATCGACACCCCTGACGGGCTGTACTGCAAACTGCCGCAGGACTCGCCGATCGGTGTCCGCGGAGCGCGCAACTACCCATGCATGGGGAAACCCGGAAAACGCGCTCCCACCGTCGAAATCTGCGACAGCGACCGACCTTACGAGCCGTTGGCGATGCGCCAGCACTCCCTCGGTCCCTACCCGATCGATCCCAATCTGCTTGCTCAGGGAATCGCGCCGGATTCGCGTGTCGATCATGACAAGTTCATCCACGGCCCGATCGAGGGCACGCCACTTCCGCCGGTGGCGGTGCCACCAGGCGAGGCGCCGCCACCTGGCGCACCGCCGGCCGAGGCGCCGCAAGTGGATTCGCCAGTGGCTGATGTTCCGCCGACCCCTGATGCACCGGCCATGGCGCCGAGTGCATTTTCCCCCAATGGATCTGATGGCCCGTCGGTCGCGATTGCCACCTACGACCCGCGTACGGGACGGTACGTCACACCAGACGGCAAGGTGTATCGGCAGTCGGACCTTGTGCCGCGTTCCGGTGACAGGACGTGGGAAGACCTCTTCACCACCTGA